A single Ignavibacteriales bacterium DNA region contains:
- the prmC gene encoding peptide chain release factor N(5)-glutamine methyltransferase: MPTVLELLEKVDKFFAEKGIESPRLNAELLLADILNCKRLNLYLQFDRPLKDDEVNRYREYVRRRSLREPLQYIIGKVEFFGLEFKVNSSALIPRPETEILVEEVIKSLYETDSPVIIDIGTGSGNICGALASKLISSTVYSLDVSEKALALAEENIRALNLEGRVHLMKQDILQENLPELPKADRIVSNPPYVPESEYNTLQEEIVKYEPRGAVTDESDGMKFYSRITRFAAENLKPGGSLFFELGYNSAQKAEEIMKSCGFTGIKITKDYSGINRVISGMYP; this comes from the coding sequence ATGCCCACAGTATTAGAACTGCTCGAAAAAGTTGATAAATTCTTCGCGGAAAAGGGGATTGAGTCCCCCCGCCTCAATGCTGAACTTCTCCTCGCCGATATTCTTAACTGCAAACGGCTTAACCTTTATCTTCAGTTTGACCGGCCGCTCAAAGATGATGAAGTGAACCGTTACAGAGAATATGTCCGGCGCCGTTCCTTAAGGGAGCCGCTGCAGTATATTATAGGAAAAGTTGAATTCTTCGGACTTGAGTTCAAGGTTAATTCATCAGCGCTGATTCCCCGGCCTGAGACTGAGATTCTTGTTGAAGAGGTGATTAAGTCCCTGTATGAAACTGACTCCCCGGTTATTATTGACATTGGTACCGGTTCCGGAAATATCTGCGGTGCTCTTGCCTCAAAACTGATCAGCAGCACGGTTTATTCACTTGATGTGAGTGAAAAAGCGCTCGCCCTGGCTGAAGAGAATATCCGGGCTCTTAACCTGGAGGGGAGAGTACATCTGATGAAACAGGATATTCTTCAGGAAAACCTCCCGGAACTGCCAAAGGCGGATAGAATTGTCTCCAATCCCCCCTATGTGCCGGAAAGTGAATATAATACATTGCAGGAAGAAATAGTTAAATACGAACCTCGCGGTGCGGTGACTGATGAATCAGACGGAATGAAATTTTACAGCCGGATCACCCGGTTTGCCGCTGAAAACCTGAAACCCGGAGGAAGTCTCTTTTTTGAACTTGGTTATAATTCAGCTCAAAAAGCAGAAGAAATTATGAAAAGCTGCGGGTTCACC